AAAAGGTAGGTTTATTTACAACTTACAAGACCTTAACCGGATCCATGTTTAGAAAAATGGATAAACTCATAAATGATAAATTACCGGAAGGTTATGTGCTTCTTAAATCAAGAAGCAGCAAACTAACTTCTGAAAATAAAAAGCAGTTGGAAAAGCTCATTCAGAATACCTGACTTCAATATGGAAAGCCATCGATCTTCACTTGTCACCAATTTCATGGGCATTAAGGAATTATTTGACTTGTGGTTGTATTTTTTGTAACTTGCAGGATAAATAACCGGATGTAAAATTCAAAATCTATAACGGCCTGTTCTTACAATTACAGCGCCCGATAGTCAATTTTCATCCGGTAAAAACCAATGTTTCATTAAAACTTCTTGCTTATGAAACCAAATCAAATGGGTGTTAAAATCATCCGAATCGTTCTGGGAGTGATTTTGTTGGTATTCGGGCTGAACCATTTCTTTCAGTTTCTTCCCATGCCGGAACCTCCCGAAGCTGCTATGAAATTCTTAGGGGCTCTGATGGAATCGGGCTTCGTGTGGCCGTTGCTTGGAGTGATTCAGCTAGTTAGTGGTATTTTACTTATCATCGGCCGTTATGTGCTTTTGGCTTTGGTTCTTTTTGCCCCTGTGGCAGTGGGCATTTTGTTGTATCATTTGGCCCTGGACCCTGCCGGAGGTATGGTAGGATACATTGTATTCATTCTGGAAGTGCTGTTGGTTTACGCTTATTTTGATGGCTACAAGCCGATGCTGAAGGTGAATGTGGAATGAATGATTGGTGATATCCTGAACAATGAAAGATGGTGATCATTTTTGTCACCATCTTTTTTAATATAATATCCAAACAAATTTTGGAATAACATTCTTTGATCTTCTTTGTTTTGAGGATGATTCGGGCTACGGAGGTATGTATATATCGGGTTTTCATCTGGTTCTTCCCCGAAAAAATAAATTGTAAAATTTTACTAACTTTGCCTTTATTCACATCAAAAAATAAGAGGTAGAAATGGACCTAACCATTAGAGACCGTTTCATTGAGTTATGGAGGAAGTATTTTAAAAATGCCGAACTTCCGCTGGCTTTTTATTACAGCAAAAACATTAACCATATTGAGGTTTCAAGCGATGAATCTTCTCAAAAAAGCGTGGATCACCGCTGTTTGATATGTAACCTCAATAAAGTCAGGAAGGGGGCTTCCCGTGCATTTGGACAACAACACATCAATTGTGGAGGCGGCCGCTGGTTTGCTGGATTTACCGAGGAAATACGCTCCGATTTTGACTTTTATCTTTCCTGTGGAAGTGAAGGAACAGAGGGAGAGCGATATAAACGGGATCCCGAAACCGTTAAACTGATGCTGGAAAGTTTTCCTCATTTCAGTAAGGGGGATCATTGGCTGATTTTTAAGCGCTGGGATAAGCTTTCAGAGGAGGATGAACCTGAGGTGGTGGTTTTTTTTGCCGAACCTCATGTATTGTCGGGATTATTTATGCTGGCCAACTATGATTTTGTTGGTAATGCAGGGGTTATCTCACCATTCGGTTCAGGGTGCAGTACCATTACCCTTTATCCGTATATGGAGAAGGATAAAGAGAATC
Above is a window of Bacteroidales bacterium DNA encoding:
- a CDS encoding DoxX family membrane protein yields the protein MKPNQMGVKIIRIVLGVILLVFGLNHFFQFLPMPEPPEAAMKFLGALMESGFVWPLLGVIQLVSGILLIIGRYVLLALVLFAPVAVGILLYHLALDPAGGMVGYIVFILEVLLVYAYFDGYKPMLKVNVE
- a CDS encoding DUF169 domain-containing protein gives rise to the protein MDLTIRDRFIELWRKYFKNAELPLAFYYSKNINHIEVSSDESSQKSVDHRCLICNLNKVRKGASRAFGQQHINCGGGRWFAGFTEEIRSDFDFYLSCGSEGTEGERYKRDPETVKLMLESFPHFSKGDHWLIFKRWDKLSEEDEPEVVVFFAEPHVLSGLFMLANYDFVGNAGVISPFGSGCSTITLYPYMEKDKENPRSVLGMFDPSARACVGDNELTFSTPYNRLITLMDYMEESFLITNIWEHLEKRIK